The genomic stretch TAGCATGGGCACCCAGGTcgacatatgtggttttctgccgcttctacaagtgacaacatattcaaatactctgttcattacttcgaattctatatagtcaaaatgactcttaaattttacgtcaaccttttatcttaggtttgggcctgggagcggGTACTGCCGTTGCAGCCATCTCTACCACCATTAGAGCCGGATGTATCACCTctgtttctccctctagctaggaggtgggttctccggcgtgggaactaccgaggTAGTGATGCTCATTATAATCTCCCTCTTGTCTGGGATGTGTTGGATATGCTGGAGGCGgcacaggtaaatatgtacctaaacttacttgttataaattcacTTGTGTTGCACATAcccacttttatgttattatttgatagttcatctggacgccatacaacgacgagttgatagTTGATCTGCCCGATTATTGCTCGATCGATCGATAGCTTTAGAGCACTTCCGTCCTGCTGATGTGCCTTAATgttgtggagcatcatgccacaGAGCGGGTACGTCGCCAGTTTGACCATCCCCAGACTATACCGAGGGAGCCTGCATAGGTGGCTATAAATTATCAACGGGAGGATCGTTCGAGGGTGGACAACGCATTTGTAGGATGGCTAGAGGCGCAGGTTCATACTTGGGAGCAGCGAGAGGACTTGATTCCGCCACCACCTTCACAGATCCAGGCGGCAACTATTGAGTTCTATACATCATGGTACTGCCGTCACACCTGACTGATGATCGGGAACCCCGTTCATGTACCTGGCGGTCGGTTCAGACCATACGCCGGGAGGAatgaggcactggtatgtttttgTTGGAACCCATACTTATAAATGTGATATAGCGTTAtgtaataaatattttaaatgttATGCAGGCTATTGGGCATCACATGGTCTACCAGTTGGGATAGGAGATGCAACAGCATGCCGACAATCTTGAAATCGTTGAGTATGGCTGGCGGGTGGTAGAGTTGGCTCTCCGGACACTGCAGCGAGCCAGAGAGGACGAGAGGTTAGATCACGAGGCTGAGTATACGGCACCAGAGGAGCACCATCGGGGTAGGCCTATCCCACGAGGCAGGGGTCAGGCACGAGCGAGGGCTGCCCCACGAGGCAGGGGTGCCCCACGAGGTCGCAGGGGACGgtgaggaggtggtccccagcaagggagCGTTGAGGCACTTGTCGACTCACCTGTTGAGGCACCTgatgaggatcttggagatgATCAACCGGGTTATTTCCCTCAGCTAGACGAGCCTTCCAGCAACATGCCGTCGTACAACCTTCAGCTGGATCTAccagcatcgcaggtcaccccgtcaaatccattgttgatcacgggtacattcgacAAAGATGTAGACCAATTCTTTTCAGGACCATCTATCGCAACTGAGGATCGGCCGACCCGAGACGTGGATGGCAGGCGAAGGTTGAGTTTTGGTTAATCCCCGGCGGTTGATGCAGATCTATCACAAGCGCAGGTATGTATTACTgtaaaattttaatttgttttcttttccttaataattttccataattaatttttaattttcttattaaggcttcatCCCAGCCCATCACGGAGGCCACTGTATGCGATGATGAGGACACCACAGATGCTTATACTTAGGAGCCCGACGAGACCATggtgagaaaatatttttgtaggtTACTGACGGCCCGACAACCCCTTCTACCGATCCTGCTAACTGTACTAACGATGCTACTGcgcatcctcacataaagaggtgacttgatgaggatgatcctgatagtaTACCCGGGCGACAGGGtatgcgcctcaggccagcggctgcactgaagcacacaggctgTGAGACTCAttgatttatttttatttgtattttgtgtaaatactgtcacacctcctttttacctacacccccggaaggggcatatgagagagtttttccaattaaaggacaatctaaatgaaatttattattaaaagattcagagtcgccacctgggataagtatggtgtcccaagtcaccggttcaaatcccgagtcgaggaaaaggttgactctgtattacagtccgcgaaccagaaatccaggtaatgaattctgttaacccgggagaaggtgttaggcattcccaagttccgtagttctagcacggtcgctcaattgttattattggcctaattatctgattttaaacatgtttaatcctatgtgcaattttaactttttaaccgcttctattcatttttaaaggaagattgcaacgtcatttaaaatatgtctcgaaccacgtcacataaatgcacccgcagtctgcAACACATTTAATctaacgttgagatttggatttgggtcacataaatgcgcatccgagtttaggaaattaattttaTGACGTGCCTAAATcaactacgcatttgcaactttgcgagggccacggaagttcaactaaatggcacgcctcggattctaaggattaaaataaaattaattgaACGAAGGCCatacaattgtcatttttgtttggcacggcgcGCCTCGACTTATTCTAATCAAGAGGCTTCTATATTAAATTACGAGGGCCATACACTGTGTGTGTCACCTAGTATGGCTCACCTCCAATTCATATAGGGAATCTAATTAATTGAAGGGGAAGACTTATCAAAGCTTTGGCCTAAGAAATTgaactaactttaaattaacaGATCAATCGGGAGAATAGATTCTCTTGGGCTCGAGCCACCAACCCTATAAAGAGAAGCAACTGATTTCCAACTCAGGCCCAATCATGAGCCCAAATCCTCGGAAAACCTGGGCACCAGTGGGAGGCAGGACTCCAGATCGAGTCCTTAAACTTGCAAGCATCGGATTATTTAAAGCAAGCCGAGTGAATCCAATTCCCAAGTTTTATAAAGCTAATTCGAAGGCCACTATGCCTTTACTTGACCAATCAATCCATTTGGCCCCAAACGACATTGCACATATGACTTAATTCACAATTACCTGAAAAGAACTCAATGCCTAATCTAGCCAATTCAAATGACCACaagttaatttaaaaataaactaTGGCTTCTGTTTAACATGAAATCATATTGGTAATGTAAAGGTGAATTGACAAACTGAGCCAGCATGAAAGCAAACGTGGTTTAATTTGTGATTCCTACCACAATGATCCATATGCTTTCGACTCAAACTTACAACCAGACCTTTGCATGTTCAACCAAGCCAAAATTCATTTTTCAAGCAAATACATATACTTAATAATTAAGCATCAATGGACGTGCACCAATTAGAATATCAATCCTAAGACTTCAGTTTCAGGAATAAATAATCACCCTTTTCAATCGAACACACCTCAACCCTTTAAAAACCCACATGATAACTTAAGAGTTGAAAGCAACAGAGCTTAACCATATGAATGGATACATTTATACTATTAGATATGGATAGCATAACCAACAATCCACATACACAAAATGGTTTCAAATGTTCTGAATTACTTACACCTCAACAGACTATTAGACCTCATGTTTCCTATTAAGACAGGATGCAGCATGGATTTCCTAGGAAACATTATATTACTACTATATCAAAAATGAACAGGTAAGCTAATCATTGTTACATTACAACACTAACTTCAGAAATACTAAGAAAATAACTAACATTTATGATTAAGGGAACAATATTCATTTATAGAATCTTCAGGCAATTACAACTTTCATACTTGCATCTCATCTTTCATAGAGTCAGGGAATACCTGAAAAGCCAAATAACAGAGGGAGTGAGAGTAGTAGCAGTAAACAGCACAACATATGACCTCAGATTCAATCACTTGAAAGAGTGAAATTAACCCAAGATGAAACCAATGAAACAATATTCAACCAGCAGAAATTTTAAGCTAAAACTCTTTCCAAGACTCAAATTCAGATCACTTCAAACCCCAGAATCAGACACCATTTCAGAAAtcaaaaactcaaaaatcaaagaaaatgttCAATGGAACAATGATTTATTTTGGAAATCCAGCCgctttttgttttttctctatttttatcTCTTAATCTCTGAAGTTATTATCTCCTAAACTCTGCCTTGAATGGCAAGGAAAtgagcctttataggcaaggcaataGGGCAACAATAGAGAAATCAGATTTTCATTTCAGCCCTTCCccaattttcattttagcttaacTAACCTTAGTTAATTATCGGATTTGCAAGACAGTCCCCCTCCCGAGCTTCTAGGATGCTTCCTTTTCAGTTACACTAAAGATTCCTTAATCCAAATTCCTAAACTATCCTCCATGCCCTTGACATTTACCATTAAAACCAACTGGGACAAGCTGACCCAAATACCCAGGCCTACCTGGGTTTTACCAAACCAGTTCTTCCCCTTCCCTTTGGGCCTCGGATCAAcaaggcccaaaccaaaatcaaactcaAAAGACTAATGGGTTAAAGGAAATTACTCCCCCACAAACTCAGAATTTACTTAAACAAgagagaaacataatgaaataAAGACGACAGAACTAATAAACTTAAAACAAACATGAACTAATAACTCTCAAGTTTTTAAGCATGCATGCATAACTGACTCAGAACGAGGAAGAAAATGATAGAGAGCAGAAGAGATGTGACAAACAGGGCATGAACTGGAACTGAACGACTAAGAGAAACATAAGAAGGATCTGAAATACCTATTTGCAAGTGGACGGGCTTGAAAAACCTCAAGCGGACTTCGATTTGACCCGAAATCGGCATCAATCGAGTGTTCTCGTCGAGAACAAGCGACCAATGGCAATTTCATCCCTAATCGTTCTTTGAAGCTCGAAGATTTGGGGAGGttttatctttcttcttttcctccTTTTAGATCTAGAATTGACCCGATTTGGTGGGGATTTGAGGGATTATGGTGATGGCTTAGGGGTCAAGGGTGAGTGAGTGTTGTGGAGGAAGAGTTTGGGGTAATTTGGAGCTGGAACACCGTAACAATGGCGGATTAGGGCTTTGTTGTGGAAGAGACGAAGTGTCGAGGGATTTGGAGTGAACTGAGTGTCTCTGAGGGTTTTCAGACATTTTTAATCAGGAAGAAAGACAGTTCTGGGGCCGTTGGATGAAACAAATTGAAAGGCCCAGATTTGCCGAGTTAAAGCGGCGTCGTTTGGTTGGGAGACGGAATTGGACCGGGTATTGGGAGAATCAGGCTGGATTTTGAACGGGTAAAAGGGAATTGGGCTTGGGAGTTAAATTAAAACAGCCCAAAAAACTAAACTCTCATTTCTTTTTATATCTCCTTTCAATTTTCTTCATtctaatttttctcttttttttcaacattaagttaaaatctaaattaatccCTAGaacctaattaacctaaaaaaattactaattaaacctaaatgataattatcacaattaatttaaaaaaacaaattaaaagaaaaactacacaaaagtcaaaattAATATTacaaagtgcaaattaaactattttgtgattttttttccattttaataaaacaactaatttactaattaatcagAAAATGttgaattaaatcctaaatgcaaatgccacgtatattttgtatttttcattaattaagcaaaattaacatgcacaaacaaTATGCAAATAGTAACAAAAAAATACTAgaaaaatccacaaaattacaaataatggaaaattattttgttttgaatttatgggagtaattcacatagggcaaaaatcatgtgctcacagctgcccctctttgctcgaaaacacgaacaGTTTTTGTGCAAAAATAAAGTGAGCGTATACGagagatttttgcccgtttgaatactccatgggaagcatttttgaaagatttgaccgcaccctacttccgagattgcctacatatctttggctataaaggaatcaagtcaatatagttcgggaatgtttggtagctaggactaccatgaatctgtgatttcactgttgttgctgcagttgctactgcttactgaactcgttatacaccatgtcaaaataaaaagaaactagactagactatgatctacgcattacaagaatcctatctatatcttcaaacttgatcttgcagctCTTGTTGCCATGTTGATTTGTTGccaacttgaattgtaatctgagatgttttccctttctttaggtggacgcctgattgctgaacttgaactgtattcccatgctctccaggtgggcacctgactgctgaacttgaattgtattcccgtgctcttcaggtgggcgcctgactgctaaacttgaattgtattcctgtgctctccaggtaggcgcctgattgctgaacttgaattgtatttccgtgctctccaggtgggctcttgattgctgaacttgaattgtattcccgtgctctccaggtgggcgcctgattgctgaacttgaattgtattctcgtgctctctaggtgggcgcctgactgctgaacttgaattggaTTCCCGtgctatccaggtgggcgcctgactgctgaacatgaattgtattcccgtgctctacaggtgggcgcctgactgctgaacttgaattgtattcccgtgctctccaggtgggtgcctgactgctgaacttgaactgcttctccctgttctccaagtgggtacctgatttcaataaaaatagacaaaacaaagaaaaattttctgccccagtttggtagctgggcatatatgtgagtgttaaactgaatcatattaccaaatattactaagaatttgaaagctaggtcccattatccagagggtcctgacaactcttaattaaacgaaaattttaaatctaagttatatcttctaaaggtattatTTCCGCTATATCTTGTTATCTAACAACAATCTTAAGGCTAAGTCCCACTATTTAGGAGGGTCCCgtaaactcctaattgaatcctatcttaaacatgccaactttgaaaccaacttatattccttggggtacatttatgctagattttgctacttatgattgtttcgattttttaaactaagtcccattttccaggagagtcctgaaaatttatagtcaaacctgtctggcgcttgcctttccttacggtgggtttctccgaaacaaacgaaattttctgcccctgtttcaatcaaagaaaaatcttgtcagtttataatgtggtggtttgtttgtggccttgactttgagggcgattgctccttcacttcccatgataactgatttccactcgaggacTTTGCTTGtttatggactaaccactttctctgtcgtccttatcacagaaaataccccttctccgttcagacccaattccctctatctgttgcattgctcatgaactgacatttaccaacctttgtgtttcaccaaaaatacctttgatccgtccacctaacaccctccatctgttgcatcgtgctcttgtgttgacatgtactgcacctttgtgtttctcatgaattccaaagcacgttaatGCCATCCACTTAGTgtgcatgctgttctttcctgacttaaatcactggccttggccttgaagtctattgttccctcacctatcacgataactttgatttctgcttggaagacctcgcttgtcattggttaaccactttatTTGTTGATCTCATCAAAGAGAATACGTTTggcccgttcacccaacatcctctatttgttgcattgttcacaaattgaaatataccaaacctttgtatttctcatggaccccGAAGCATGTTGAtcgttaccaactcagtgcgtttgttgttctttcctgacttatgacactgtgacgtgctagccagatctcgttttgtgcaattggaaagctggtggtagattttgaagtcatttcttacTTGTTCCTACCAAACAGACTcatgaagaggaagtaaacaagacaaaagggaTAGAGTAAAgaacaatggaaagagatgattcctaacaagaaaactacaaaatagaaacctatcagatgtggataccaactctaatgaccatgacatgaaCCTGAGGCCTATTCTGttaagcaagtctgatgttcaactcttgttgtacccttAAACCGTGAAACTGTGCTTTAATGcttcgattatccaatctgactcacaatccttattcgacttgtattgcccaaagggttttcaccatcaagcctctctcattttgttctttctctcaacttacagtcgcctcaaggtgcccgtgaaggttttcacccataagactctctcattttgattttctcagctttcatcgccttgcgGTACCCCTGAGGGTTTTCATCACTAAGACTCTCGTTTTTCATTTCCCTTGTTTGGATCGgagtgtttcccctgatatgattcacctctacttgcttgccttggcatctctcgaagactgatcggaaggtctttctttggaccgtaatgtgggcttttggatggggttagaaggaaagggtatcaaaaggctcaaaacaactcatttgggttcaagattacaactttcggaatcaaatttcttacaagaaccacaacttctgccccagtttcttgcttggggacttttggatttttatttttgatgggaccgaaccgtgaggctgcttacgtatccttaaaaggaatcaggtcgaacgtagttcatgtcataggaattactttgttgttgtaatttctctttcctttttctcctcttttcttttctttcttctttttctctttttgttgttttgttgttttttttcctttcttttctttttcttctctttttcttcttttttttccttttcttcttctttttctctcttttcttctttttcttttctctttttcctttacttatctttcacgcttgcgtttctgatctttgctactgattccgaagcaggggtatgaaagaaaataaataaggctcaaaggggtaacgaaggataaagtgtttagatagcagaacaaaatgtcttcgtcattccaatctccaaaacatgccaagtgcaaactatACAATTAagcaaaccaaggaaaacatttgtaacatcttttgattgtactagatttgataaccatatccacacattcgccttctacatctgttaactaTAAAGCACCTTTGGACAAtaccctcactctcattaccacgaacgacctctgtcaatttgggcaaacttgcctttagcttcaataCGATGTGGCATAATGCATTTTAATaaggtttctttatgttctatctgccctagtttcacacaatttgggcttgaaatgatctcacaatgcctttacttatttccctcaaatgtccccatcatcttcaaaattatttcattgcttcCCGACTAAGCTGACTTTTAAAGatcaggctgagaattatgctgtgcatgtcatgtcactagaaccatcatgaaaaaactgtaaaaggagaagagaactagaaaaaaatgactagaaatagcaGAAAACAgagaattgcattagacagacggtgaaagggtttgaacaacaaagcaagcaaaataaactggggtaaaaccctaaaacaaacctagataacactaaatgagatactacgactaaaggaactagacaaaataaaaggatagaagggtttgagtcacaagacaatatccggattacaaccctgaaataacccggacaacaaacaacaaactaaaccaccaaaactcttcTCCGGCCGACCAAGAAATGGAGCGTCGTTCCAATTACCAAGAAcggtatcttagccactgaattctacatcaacaatactaggaccttcacaagtcttcatcacattatttttaacaaattgcttttgggttccttttgccggctcgttcttaagatcaactctGATAACACTGAAAGCTTAGTAGCACATGGACCTTTGAAGctcccagaagaattctcacattaTCTTTccaaataaatcatacccaccatgtGCGTCTCATTGTGCACATGCAATGGACTTTGGCtggtgtctgctgcatctggattttgcacgacaatgtcgcctgcatcaataagcctCTGAATCGCATTCtttagattccaacacttctctatgtcatgacccgaggcatctgagcaatatgcgcacctttgagaaaaatcaaacttctttggaagagggtttggcatttttttCTGGGTcgacttcaacatgtccaatttccttagcctctggaatagactggcatatgactctcccaatggagtgaaggttctCTTCTTCcgtaacctctcgttcttaaatgcttgattgagccggaaacctgatctagggatttttcgataggctcgtggggataaataggcattttgtggagctgggtactgggaaagtgatgtacgactttgggaatTCTGTGGAGACATGTAGCATGGGGGAGGgtcatctggtgcacaaggatatccacggggacgatgtcggGACTGGAAGTGTTGAGCAGGaaggcccatcggatcatcttttctgtttttctttctttcacccaagcttactgggatgttctgaatgtctttcgaacaactcatgattttgtctgacttgattccctcttctactagctcccccatttttaacacatcagtGAAAGGCTTTCCcagggccgggatcaaatgattgaagtaggtgggcccctgggcttgtaggaaaaactcaaccatttcttcttcaccaatcggggtattggcTCGAGcaacttgctccctccatctgagcccaaactccctaaagctttcttccggcttcttttccattttagatagggaggagcggtctgtgATAACACCTGAtatgtattgaaagtatcgaacaaaatcttgagccatgtcacccaatgtaggccacttaccaacatcttgacgaataTGCCAGTCCagagctgccccagtcaggctctcactgaaatacgccatcatcaagtcatctttctctccaacaaTTTGCATTTCACTGCAGTAAACCCTCAGGTGGGCTACCAGATCTCCACAcctatcatacaagttaaattttggcactttgaacCCCGCAGGCAGGCGAACACCAGGGGACAAAGACAGTTATTTGTAAACCGTGCTACCATGGCCTCcccttccttgcttgttcttgaAGGATTGTtcgcctttcagcctcctgggtatcccatctttccttctcttcctgtgaaccttttattttcaacatgaggctcattccACGGGCCCTGTTTGTATGGGTAGgtaaccttgtgggcaacctctaaggggcaatattgggcatcatgagcttggagatatgtgggtggatctggagagtatggaggatcatctggcattgtgtccggAGCTTGGGTAAGGGCgacatctaggaagctaggtggtggcgggggtggtgccttcccagtcatccaagcctgatacatgtctgccatgtgttgtcttaacatctttacctcgtCAGCCAAACCAGTGTCCTGTTCAGCCAACTGCTTTTGGgccccggtatcaaccaactcggTTCTGTTGTTGtttgccattgccttttgactttatgttatggagaggagttactacttcgagaaccaccaaccaaccacctttctgctatgaatataacaaaatgaagccatcacgttagagTTAGGGTattttaacataagataatctcactttatgtgcaatgcacctagccagagttatcggttctaaaatgacttcgagggtacaaaggttaGTTggtatcatcccaatttgttcatttcaacctctcttttctttgcttttccaacacttgcttgctcattttccttcctctttttccttttaattatcactcttttctttcctctcatttctcacatcctatgatttctcttttttttttccttttttctctatatttttttttctttttttcttttttttttcttttaataaataaaaaaaatgattcgatcgaaccctatgtaggtttccACGTATCATAACGCCACATGAATCAGAtttttgcgtagttctggaagattgggaataaagtaaacaagccaacgttctcttttttttctttttcttcttttttttaccttaatgactactctgatgcgAAAAGAGAAATAGCAGAAGCAAAAcccctttttttggaattttctagCCTCAACGATCTatgacctattctaaactcaagcttaacgagcaaatatttttgttctctttttttcttctttttgaaacaaatactctaagGGAACTTATTAAGGAAAAAACTCTATAAAAacattttttgattcttttttttaggaaggtGTGACAACCCGGCtaatcatctcatgagttaccgctctatttcccccatttcagcttctttatgcttcgttatccgtgttttatgtgatcgagtttattagttcgagttcggagaggatttggtaagaaatgagacacttagtctcttttaagaaggcttaagttggaaaagtcaaccagatgttgacttatgtgttagaaggctcggaagtgagtttcgatggtttggttatcttcgggaggtgatttgtgacttaggagcgcgatcggaatgagttttggagttgtagagaagatttaggcttgaattggcgaaattgatattttggcaaatttcggttgataggcgagattttgatataggggtcgaaatggaattccgagagttgcagtagctttattgtgtcatttgggatatgtgtgcaaaatttcaggtcattcggacgagatttgatagaccttttgatcgaaagcataatttaagagatcttggagttcttaggcctgaatcctatgttaaattggtgatttgatgttgttgtgagcgttccaaagttttgagcaagtttgaacaatgtcatgatatgtgttggtataattggtttgaagttccgggagttccgggtaggttccgggatgttttagtgcaaaaatcataacTGTAGCAGGTCTACAAGGGTTGTAGGCAccggaactcactcacgcggtccgcacaaaaatgagtgctcccacggtgagtgctgtgcggaccgcacaaaagcgggcgcggccgcggtaggcgtcgcgcggaccgcacaaaagtgggcgcggccgcggtga from Nicotiana sylvestris chromosome 12, ASM39365v2, whole genome shotgun sequence encodes the following:
- the LOC138883827 gene encoding uncharacterized protein, with the protein product MQIVGEKDDLMMAYFSESLTGAALDWHIRQDVGKWPTLGDMAQDFVRYFQYISGVITDRSSLSKMEKKPEESFREFGLRWREQVARANTPIGEEEMVEFFLQAQGPTYFNHLIPALGKPFTDVLKMGELVEEGIKSDKIMSCSKDIQNIPVSLGERKKNRKDDPMGLPAQHFQSRHRPRGYPCAPDDPPPCYMSPQNSQSRTSLSQYPAPQNAYLSPRAYRKIPRSGFRLNQAFKNERLRKKRTFTPLGESYASLFQRLRKLDMLKSTQKKMPNPLPKKFDFSQRCAYCSDASGHDIEKCWNLKNAIQRLIDAGDIVVQNPDAADTSQSPLHVHNETHMVGMIYLER